In Anopheles bellator chromosome 2, idAnoBellAS_SP24_06.2, whole genome shotgun sequence, the genomic stretch TCCCCGCCGATGCGAGTAGGTAGTTAAGGAGGACACGATTGCCGAGAACAAACGGATGGGAATATGTGAAGGATCAAAAATACAAAGTGAGTGGAGACAAAAACACGAATCGGAGTCATCGATcccttttatttatttccaagTACAGTATAACAATATGCCCCAAGGGACAGCTCATTAAACGAGCGCCTAAAAAATTCGGTGGCATCTTAAACTTCCGACAGCATCTTTACACCCTTCAAGCCGGCCAATATGTTGCATCCCGTTATGCGCGACATTTCGATGCGTGTTTCAATATCTGCGCTTCCGATGTGGGGCAATAGCACCACATTCGGTAGCGTTAACAGCGGATTGTCGAGGGGTAGCGGTTCGGGTGTGGTCACATCCAGTCCAGCTGCCTGTATTTTGCCCGCCCGTAGTGCATGAATCAGGTCGTGCTGTTCTACCACGCCGCCGCGGCTCGTGTTGATCAGTATGGCCGATGGTTTCATGCGCGAGAACACGGCATCGTTGAAGAGGTTCGCCGTTTCCACGTTGTACGAACACGCGATGATGAGAAAGTCGCTCGTTTCAACCAACTCATCAAACGGAACCTGTGTCACACCGAGATCCTCGGCGGTCAGGAATTTGTCCGTGCGGCTAGTGAACTGAATGGTGGACGGTTTGAACGGAGCCAATCGTTTCGCCACCTCCTGGCCGAtgcgcccgaacccgaagaTTCCTACGACCGAGTTTTTCACACCCCGACCACACATCCACATCGGTGACCATGATTTCCAACCACCCGTGTGCACCTGCTTGTTGGCCTCAAACATCCGTCGGGCGGTGGCTAGCAACAGGGCAACCGTTAGTTCCGCTGTCGCATCCGTTAGCACGTCCGGTGTGTATCCGACACGAATTCCTCGTTGTTTGCACTCCTTCACATCGATATGATCGTAGCTGAAGAACAAGGAAAAATGGTGATTGTTTGCGGCCGCAATGTCAGCCTCACCGGACAGGCTGCCTTACCCGACGGAAATCGTTGAAATGACTTTCAGATTCGGCCCAGCCTGATCGAGCAGCTCCTTATCGATGCGATCGTTCAACGAACAGTAGATCGCATCCTTGCCGGCTACATTCTTTAGGAACTCATCCCGGGGCACTGGATACGATTCGTCCCACAGTGAAATATCGCACCTAAAAGTGGGTATCGTACAGCTTCAACGAGTCAAAGAAACCAACAGCGATCTATCACCACTTACTCCTCTTTAAGCAAATCCAACCCAATTCGGGCGTAATCGTTTCGTGTCACGTACACCTTGGGCTTCATTTCGAAGCAACAGTACCGACGCTGGGCTGAGAATAATGCTCCGAGCACACGCGGATCGCGACGCTGCGTTAACAATACTCCTGTCAGCTGTCGATCACTGGTCCGGCCACACCGCACCAACGAGCCGCGCCCGACGGCAAATGGAAGCACTGCgaaaaactgacgaaacgcCGGATTCATTCCCCGGTAAGAGTAAACACGGAAATCgggcaaaacgaaacaagaaccAACTAAAGCAGCCACTCGGAAAACTATATCAATGTCTGGCAAAACGATCATACACTCGATTAGTTTGCctcgcgatcacgatcgacaACCGATTTCGATGAGCGAcgcgcagtttgttttgtataTCGCCCGGCGGGGTGCCGATCGGATAGCTCGGAAGGACCTTATGTAAGGTTTGTGTTTCCCGAGCTTGCTTCGCCCGCAGCCGAACGGTGCTAAAAAGGACGAAGCTGGCGAACTTTCGTGCAATCACTTGTCACACGCTTTCCGAAGCCACCGCAGACTAGTGTCCACTTGAACGGTGCAGCGACTTCCGTTTACTGCGCCATTCAGTTGCTTGCATGCATCGTTTATCGGTCGTTTTTTGCAACAAGCCAACGACCGCAACACACCGGTTCAGCGCGGAGTTAGATCGCGGAACGCCACAAAAGCCAATATGATCGAGTAGGTTTGATAATGGAGCGCAAAGAGCGTAACTAGGTCAGCCTACGATCCGAATAAGGCCACCTTACGGTACCGAGAGCAACTTTCTTCCCTTCCTGATAAGGTGCGGTGTATACTCACgccaaaaaa encodes the following:
- the LOC131211749 gene encoding glyoxylate reductase/hydroxypyruvate reductase isoform X1; its protein translation is MIVLPDIDIVFRVAALVGSCFVLPDFRVYSYRGMNPAFRQFFAVLPFAVGRGSLVRCGRTSDRQLTGVLLTQRRDPRVLGALFSAQRRYCCFEMKPKVYVTRNDYARIGLDLLKEECDISLWDESYPVPRDEFLKNVAGKDAIYCSLNDRIDKELLDQAGPNLKVISTISVGYDHIDVKECKQRGIRVGYTPDVLTDATAELTVALLLATARRMFEANKQVHTGGWKSWSPMWMCGRGVKNSVVGIFGFGRIGQEVAKRLAPFKPSTIQFTSRTDKFLTAEDLGVTQVPFDELVETSDFLIIACSYNVETANLFNDAVFSRMKPSAILINTSRGGVVEQHDLIHALRAGKIQAAGLDVTTPEPLPLDNPLLTLPNVVLLPHIGSADIETRIEMSRITGCNILAGLKGVKMLSEV
- the LOC131211749 gene encoding glyoxylate reductase/hydroxypyruvate reductase isoform X2, with the protein product MKPKVYVTRNDYARIGLDLLKEECDISLWDESYPVPRDEFLKNVAGKDAIYCSLNDRIDKELLDQAGPNLKVISTISVGYDHIDVKECKQRGIRVGYTPDVLTDATAELTVALLLATARRMFEANKQVHTGGWKSWSPMWMCGRGVKNSVVGIFGFGRIGQEVAKRLAPFKPSTIQFTSRTDKFLTAEDLGVTQVPFDELVETSDFLIIACSYNVETANLFNDAVFSRMKPSAILINTSRGGVVEQHDLIHALRAGKIQAAGLDVTTPEPLPLDNPLLTLPNVVLLPHIGSADIETRIEMSRITGCNILAGLKGVKMLSEV